In a single window of the Syntrophorhabdales bacterium genome:
- a CDS encoding efflux RND transporter periplasmic adaptor subunit, which yields MAGKCKVAEFFCGSFLMIFIATLLLPGCERAGTRDASAPPMVEVAEVTRKDVPLYSEWTASTDGLVNATIRAQVQGYLIKRDYNEGDFVRKGQVLFEIDPRTFQAALEQAKGQLAEQQARWGTAKANLERIKPLVEQRAVSKKDYDDAVGAEAATHAQVIALQALVDKVTLDLGFTKITSPIDGIAGIARAQLGNLVGPGSVEELTTVSTVDPIKVYVLMNEQEYLKYVQNGQGHGQRMPLQLILADGRVHPHTGSFAFADRQVDIKTGTIKVAALFPNPGNVIRPGQFARVRAQTEVKKGALLVPQRAVMELQAGYQVAVVGPDNKVIMRPVKAGQQIDGLWVIDDGLKPGERVVTEGLQKVKQGTVVLVRAESPQTPQKTGKK from the coding sequence ATGGCGGGTAAGTGTAAGGTGGCAGAATTTTTTTGCGGGAGTTTCCTCATGATCTTCATAGCGACACTTCTCCTGCCCGGATGCGAGAGGGCGGGGACGAGGGACGCTTCAGCCCCTCCCATGGTTGAGGTAGCCGAGGTTACCAGAAAGGATGTGCCGCTCTACTCGGAGTGGACCGCCTCTACAGACGGCCTCGTAAATGCGACCATCCGTGCACAAGTGCAGGGCTACCTGATAAAGCGCGATTATAACGAAGGCGATTTTGTCAGGAAGGGCCAGGTCCTTTTCGAGATCGATCCGCGCACGTTCCAGGCTGCTCTGGAGCAGGCAAAGGGACAACTCGCGGAGCAGCAGGCACGCTGGGGAACGGCAAAGGCCAATCTCGAAAGGATCAAGCCTCTTGTAGAGCAGAGGGCAGTGAGCAAGAAAGACTACGATGATGCGGTGGGGGCCGAGGCAGCCACGCATGCGCAGGTGATCGCACTCCAGGCCCTCGTTGACAAAGTCACGCTCGACCTTGGGTTCACCAAGATCACTTCCCCGATAGACGGCATAGCGGGCATTGCGAGGGCGCAGTTGGGCAACCTTGTCGGTCCGGGTTCCGTCGAGGAGTTGACGACGGTTTCGACCGTGGATCCGATCAAGGTTTACGTCCTCATGAATGAGCAGGAATATCTTAAGTACGTGCAGAACGGTCAGGGGCATGGGCAACGCATGCCGCTCCAGCTGATACTTGCCGATGGAAGAGTGCATCCCCATACTGGCTCGTTCGCCTTCGCAGACCGACAGGTGGACATAAAAACCGGTACCATCAAAGTCGCAGCGCTTTTTCCCAATCCCGGCAACGTGATCCGGCCCGGACAGTTCGCCAGGGTTCGCGCGCAGACAGAGGTTAAGAAGGGCGCTCTTCTCGTGCCGCAGCGGGCCGTCATGGAACTGCAGGCAGGATACCAGGTGGCCGTGGTGGGTCCGGACAACAAGGTGATAATGAGGCCGGTAAAAGCTGGTCAACAGATCGACGGCTTGTGGGTGATAGATGATGGCTTGAAGCCGGGTGAACGGGTTGTCACCGAAGGGCTCCAGAAGGTGAAACAGGGCACGGTTGTGCTCGTAAGAGCAGAGTCGCCGCAGACGCCCCAAAAAACCGGGAAGAAATAG